Proteins from one Chaetodon auriga isolate fChaAug3 chromosome 19, fChaAug3.hap1, whole genome shotgun sequence genomic window:
- the znf618 gene encoding zinc finger protein 618 isoform X2 gives MSAQEAPKPGKEQADGGSAATDGPSPTSVPKSKSTSPPPVTIKKEPGTSETSNGKVGDANPAEICVVIGGNDGGASGGGSRRAQSEGSYVCGVCGKKYKYYNCFQTHVRAHRESESMVGDGLPPTQNSSFRYSCDICGKKYKYYSCFQEHRDLHAVDDPYEQVVLPVDGLKEEEPVEPYQKIGPKTGSYVCEFCGKQYKYFNPYQEHVALHTPMGSFDLKASRIQECGSMDMSKFGHSQPGKIKNSPYRRKLESAIQSSLVDTNSSQNSSGTPSPLVATSFSTSQKPYTCGACGIQFQFYNNLLEHMQSHAADNENHTKGDSPKTSSASGPQEQLWRGSQAQAQVQAQAHSSVKLQIQPQNISQRNHTLSQNNGLPEKERQQVADRLLRVMCSDLSMLNVLNSKDFLKLAQTLVDTGARHGAYSTRDAFGNMSALALRQLPRMYNQVKVKVTCALGSNASLGIAVTCHSQTAGPDACYVLTAYQVEGSRLRRYVLGVREAELREGPEQVHHWVQNVLSEFVMSDIRTVYVSEPRVWAAGFAGSPLGGGGRGRICLRCAGCSLGAVVQAVLGKRSLQARGLHELAELLSTCRDIASSSTLVLRDDQCSNTSASTTEEGTQSSPAQCPTPPCWDRMAEALLQVHAHFEQICEAYGRSKATAPLLQGLNKHLLGTLACLLAPLRLAALELSSQRRPTLQQVLPVYLRLEKFFTSKAGEAGTGTASKLCHYFLEALKENFKVERAHQVAMVLDPQLKLRSVPAYQHEDIISRACEMAADSRDGGMTGGGGSGGEERDTDGPPTPKISRIEGGGNNGGTSRGTSSSCTMSGNDESQSQVRQEIFQYLAEPLLQGTPDLFQYWSSAVGEKFPRLARLALWLLAVPAVGIRSECVTVCEQSLAMKRRQQVTTEEMNKLIFLRSNMG, from the exons atGAGTGCGCAAGAGGCACCCAAACCTGGGAAGGAGCAGGCGGACGGTGGCAGTGCAGCCACAGATGGCCCCTCACCAACCTCAGTCCCCAAATCCAAGAGCACCAGCCCGCCACCTGTCACAATAAAGAAGGAGCCTGGGACCTCAGAGACGAGTAACGGGAAAGTGGGTGACGCCAACCCTGCAGAGATCTGTGTTGTCATTGGGGGAAATGATGGAGGGGCGAGTGGAGGTGGATCCCGTAGAGCTCAGTCCGAGG GTTCCTATGTTTGTGGGGTGTGTGGGAAGAAGTACAAGTATTATAACTGCTTTCAGACTCATGTGAGGGCACACAGAG AATCAGAGAGCATGGTTGGAGACGGTCTACCCCCGACACAAAACA GTAGCTTCCGTTACTCCTGTGACATCTGTGGCAAGAAGTACAAATACTACAGCTGCTTCCAGGAGCACCGTGACCTGCATGCGGTTGATG ATCCATATGAACAGGTAGTGTTACCTGTGGATGGCCTTAAAGAGGAGGAGCCTGTTGAACCCTACCAGAAAATTGGACCAA AAACCGGGAGCTATGTTTGCGAGTTCTGTGGGAAGCAGTACAAGTATTTCAACCCTTACCAGGAGCATGTTGCTCTTCACACACCGATGG GCTCCTTTGATTTGAAGGCATCGCGGATACAGGAATGTGGCAGCATGGACATGAGTAAATTTGGCCATAGCCAACCTGGTAAGATAAAAA ACAGTCCATACAGGCGGAAACTGGAAAGTGCAATTCAGTCTAGTCTGGTTGACACAAACAGCTCGCAGAATTCAAGCG GAACTCCGAGCCCTCTGGTGGCCACCTCCTTCTCTACATCCCAGA AACCCTACACTTGTGGTGCCTGTGGCATCCAGTTCCAGTTCTACAACAACCTGCTGGAGCACATGCAGTCCCACGCTG CGGACAACGAGAACCACACCAAAGGGGATTCTCCCAAAACCTCCTCAGCTTCCGGTCCTCAAGAGCAGCTGTGGAGAGGTtctcaggctcaggctcaggttcaggCCCAGGCCCATTCCTCAGTTAAACTACAAATCCAGCCTCAAAATATCTCCCAGAGAAACCACACTCTCAGCC AGAATAACGGACTACCTGAGAAGGAGCGACAGCAGGTGGCTGACCGCCTCTTACGGGTAATGTGTTCAGATCTGAGCATGCTGAATGTGCTCAACAGCAAGGACTTCCTGAAGTTGGCACAGACCCTCGTGGATACGGGTGCTCGTCATGGTGCCTACTCCACCCGTGATGCTTTTGGCAACATGAGTGCCTTGGCACTGCGCCAGCTGCCCCGCATGTACAaccaagtcaaagtcaaagtcacgTGCGCTCTAGGCTCCAATGCTTCGCTTGGCATCGCTGTCACCTGCCACTCCCAGACAGCAGGCCCAGATGCTTGCTATGTTCTTACGGCCTACCAGGTGGAGGGCTCGAGACTGAGGCGCTACGTGCTCGGCGTGAGGGAGGCTGAGCTGAGGGAAGGGCCTGAACAGGTTCACCACTGGGTGCAGAATGTGCTGTCTGAGTTTGTGATGTCAGACATTCGCACCGTGTACGTCTCGGAGCCCCGAGTTTGGGCAGCGGGATTTGCGGGATCGCCACTTGGCGGCGGTGGCCGGGGCAGGATATGCTTGCGGTGCGCGGGGTGTTCACTTGGCGCAGTCGTCCAGGCTGTTCTCGGGAAGCGCAGCCTCCAGGCTCGAGGTCTTCATGAGTTGGCCGAGCTTCTCTCGACGTGCCGAGAtatcgcctcctcctccacgctgGTCCTTCGTGATGACCAGTGCAGCAACACATCTGCAAGCACAACCGAGGAGGGTACACAGAGCAGCCCTGCGCAGTGCCCCACCCCTCCTTGCTGGGATCGTATGGCTGAAGCTCTTCTGCAGGTCCATGCTCACTTTGAACAGATTTGCGAGGCTTATGGGCGCAGTAAGGCCACAGCTCCACTCCTCCAGGGCCTCAACAAGCATCTGCTCGGGACGCTGGCTTGTCTGCTGGCACCTCTGCGCCTGGCAGCTCTGGAGCTGAGCAGCCAGAGGAGGCCAACCTTACAGCAGGTGCTGCCCGTCTACCTGCGGTTGGAGAAGTTTTTCACGTCCAAAGCTGGAGAGGCTGGAACCGGCACGGCCAGCAAACTCTGTCACTACTTCCTGGAAGCACTTAAGGAAAACTTCAAG GTTGAACGAGCCCACCAGGTAGCCATGGTCCTGGACCCACAGCTCAAGCTGCGTTCAGTGCCAGCCTACCAGCATGAAGACATAATCTCCCGTGCTTGCGAAATGGCTGCTGACAGCAGGGATGGAGGTATGACGGGTGGTGGAGGTTCAGGTGGTGAAGAGCGGGACACTGACGGCCCACCAACCCCTAAAATAAGCCGCATAGAGGGAGGGGGAAACAATGGCGGCACCTCAAGGGGGACCTCCTCTTCTTGCACAATGTCAGGTAACGATGAGAGTCAGAGCCAAGTCAGGCAGGAGATTTTTCAGTACCTGGCCGAGCCTCTTCTGCAAGGCACACCTGACCTCTTCCAGTACTGGAGCTCGGCAGTGGGCGAGAAGTTCCCCAGGCTCGCTCGTCTGGCGCTGTGGCTGCTCGCTGTGCCTGCTGTGGGCATACGGAGCGAGTGCGTGACTGTGTGCGAGCAGAGCCTGGCCatgaagaggaggcagcaggtAACCACTGAGGAGATGAACAAACTCATTTTCCTTCGCTCCAATATGGGCTAG
- the znf618 gene encoding zinc finger protein 618 isoform X1, giving the protein MSAQEAPKPGKEQADGGSAATDGPSPTSVPKSKSTSPPPVTIKKEPGTSETSNGKVGDANPAEICVVIGGNDGGASGGGSRRAQSEGMFALGTPPPTKSTDSCIGSYVCGVCGKKYKYYNCFQTHVRAHRESESMVGDGLPPTQNSSFRYSCDICGKKYKYYSCFQEHRDLHAVDDPYEQVVLPVDGLKEEEPVEPYQKIGPKTGSYVCEFCGKQYKYFNPYQEHVALHTPMGSFDLKASRIQECGSMDMSKFGHSQPGKIKNSPYRRKLESAIQSSLVDTNSSQNSSGTPSPLVATSFSTSQKPYTCGACGIQFQFYNNLLEHMQSHAADNENHTKGDSPKTSSASGPQEQLWRGSQAQAQVQAQAHSSVKLQIQPQNISQRNHTLSQNNGLPEKERQQVADRLLRVMCSDLSMLNVLNSKDFLKLAQTLVDTGARHGAYSTRDAFGNMSALALRQLPRMYNQVKVKVTCALGSNASLGIAVTCHSQTAGPDACYVLTAYQVEGSRLRRYVLGVREAELREGPEQVHHWVQNVLSEFVMSDIRTVYVSEPRVWAAGFAGSPLGGGGRGRICLRCAGCSLGAVVQAVLGKRSLQARGLHELAELLSTCRDIASSSTLVLRDDQCSNTSASTTEEGTQSSPAQCPTPPCWDRMAEALLQVHAHFEQICEAYGRSKATAPLLQGLNKHLLGTLACLLAPLRLAALELSSQRRPTLQQVLPVYLRLEKFFTSKAGEAGTGTASKLCHYFLEALKENFKVERAHQVAMVLDPQLKLRSVPAYQHEDIISRACEMAADSRDGGMTGGGGSGGEERDTDGPPTPKISRIEGGGNNGGTSRGTSSSCTMSGNDESQSQVRQEIFQYLAEPLLQGTPDLFQYWSSAVGEKFPRLARLALWLLAVPAVGIRSECVTVCEQSLAMKRRQQVTTEEMNKLIFLRSNMG; this is encoded by the exons atGAGTGCGCAAGAGGCACCCAAACCTGGGAAGGAGCAGGCGGACGGTGGCAGTGCAGCCACAGATGGCCCCTCACCAACCTCAGTCCCCAAATCCAAGAGCACCAGCCCGCCACCTGTCACAATAAAGAAGGAGCCTGGGACCTCAGAGACGAGTAACGGGAAAGTGGGTGACGCCAACCCTGCAGAGATCTGTGTTGTCATTGGGGGAAATGATGGAGGGGCGAGTGGAGGTGGATCCCGTAGAGCTCAGTCCGAGGGTATGTTTGCCCTTGGTACTCCTCCCCCAACGAAGAGCACAGACTCATGCATAG GTTCCTATGTTTGTGGGGTGTGTGGGAAGAAGTACAAGTATTATAACTGCTTTCAGACTCATGTGAGGGCACACAGAG AATCAGAGAGCATGGTTGGAGACGGTCTACCCCCGACACAAAACA GTAGCTTCCGTTACTCCTGTGACATCTGTGGCAAGAAGTACAAATACTACAGCTGCTTCCAGGAGCACCGTGACCTGCATGCGGTTGATG ATCCATATGAACAGGTAGTGTTACCTGTGGATGGCCTTAAAGAGGAGGAGCCTGTTGAACCCTACCAGAAAATTGGACCAA AAACCGGGAGCTATGTTTGCGAGTTCTGTGGGAAGCAGTACAAGTATTTCAACCCTTACCAGGAGCATGTTGCTCTTCACACACCGATGG GCTCCTTTGATTTGAAGGCATCGCGGATACAGGAATGTGGCAGCATGGACATGAGTAAATTTGGCCATAGCCAACCTGGTAAGATAAAAA ACAGTCCATACAGGCGGAAACTGGAAAGTGCAATTCAGTCTAGTCTGGTTGACACAAACAGCTCGCAGAATTCAAGCG GAACTCCGAGCCCTCTGGTGGCCACCTCCTTCTCTACATCCCAGA AACCCTACACTTGTGGTGCCTGTGGCATCCAGTTCCAGTTCTACAACAACCTGCTGGAGCACATGCAGTCCCACGCTG CGGACAACGAGAACCACACCAAAGGGGATTCTCCCAAAACCTCCTCAGCTTCCGGTCCTCAAGAGCAGCTGTGGAGAGGTtctcaggctcaggctcaggttcaggCCCAGGCCCATTCCTCAGTTAAACTACAAATCCAGCCTCAAAATATCTCCCAGAGAAACCACACTCTCAGCC AGAATAACGGACTACCTGAGAAGGAGCGACAGCAGGTGGCTGACCGCCTCTTACGGGTAATGTGTTCAGATCTGAGCATGCTGAATGTGCTCAACAGCAAGGACTTCCTGAAGTTGGCACAGACCCTCGTGGATACGGGTGCTCGTCATGGTGCCTACTCCACCCGTGATGCTTTTGGCAACATGAGTGCCTTGGCACTGCGCCAGCTGCCCCGCATGTACAaccaagtcaaagtcaaagtcacgTGCGCTCTAGGCTCCAATGCTTCGCTTGGCATCGCTGTCACCTGCCACTCCCAGACAGCAGGCCCAGATGCTTGCTATGTTCTTACGGCCTACCAGGTGGAGGGCTCGAGACTGAGGCGCTACGTGCTCGGCGTGAGGGAGGCTGAGCTGAGGGAAGGGCCTGAACAGGTTCACCACTGGGTGCAGAATGTGCTGTCTGAGTTTGTGATGTCAGACATTCGCACCGTGTACGTCTCGGAGCCCCGAGTTTGGGCAGCGGGATTTGCGGGATCGCCACTTGGCGGCGGTGGCCGGGGCAGGATATGCTTGCGGTGCGCGGGGTGTTCACTTGGCGCAGTCGTCCAGGCTGTTCTCGGGAAGCGCAGCCTCCAGGCTCGAGGTCTTCATGAGTTGGCCGAGCTTCTCTCGACGTGCCGAGAtatcgcctcctcctccacgctgGTCCTTCGTGATGACCAGTGCAGCAACACATCTGCAAGCACAACCGAGGAGGGTACACAGAGCAGCCCTGCGCAGTGCCCCACCCCTCCTTGCTGGGATCGTATGGCTGAAGCTCTTCTGCAGGTCCATGCTCACTTTGAACAGATTTGCGAGGCTTATGGGCGCAGTAAGGCCACAGCTCCACTCCTCCAGGGCCTCAACAAGCATCTGCTCGGGACGCTGGCTTGTCTGCTGGCACCTCTGCGCCTGGCAGCTCTGGAGCTGAGCAGCCAGAGGAGGCCAACCTTACAGCAGGTGCTGCCCGTCTACCTGCGGTTGGAGAAGTTTTTCACGTCCAAAGCTGGAGAGGCTGGAACCGGCACGGCCAGCAAACTCTGTCACTACTTCCTGGAAGCACTTAAGGAAAACTTCAAG GTTGAACGAGCCCACCAGGTAGCCATGGTCCTGGACCCACAGCTCAAGCTGCGTTCAGTGCCAGCCTACCAGCATGAAGACATAATCTCCCGTGCTTGCGAAATGGCTGCTGACAGCAGGGATGGAGGTATGACGGGTGGTGGAGGTTCAGGTGGTGAAGAGCGGGACACTGACGGCCCACCAACCCCTAAAATAAGCCGCATAGAGGGAGGGGGAAACAATGGCGGCACCTCAAGGGGGACCTCCTCTTCTTGCACAATGTCAGGTAACGATGAGAGTCAGAGCCAAGTCAGGCAGGAGATTTTTCAGTACCTGGCCGAGCCTCTTCTGCAAGGCACACCTGACCTCTTCCAGTACTGGAGCTCGGCAGTGGGCGAGAAGTTCCCCAGGCTCGCTCGTCTGGCGCTGTGGCTGCTCGCTGTGCCTGCTGTGGGCATACGGAGCGAGTGCGTGACTGTGTGCGAGCAGAGCCTGGCCatgaagaggaggcagcaggtAACCACTGAGGAGATGAACAAACTCATTTTCCTTCGCTCCAATATGGGCTAG
- the znf618 gene encoding zinc finger protein 618 isoform X3: MSAQEAPKPGKEQADGGSAATDGPSPTSVPKSKSTSPPPVTIKKEPGTSETSNGKVGDANPAEICVVIGGNDGGASGGGSRRAQSEGMFALGTPPPTKSTDSCIGSYVCGVCGKKYKYYNCFQTHVRAHRESESMVGDGLPPTQNSSFRYSCDICGKKYKYYSCFQEHRDLHAVDDPYEQVVLPVDGLKEEEPVEPYQKIGPKTGSYVCEFCGKQYKYFNPYQEHVALHTPMGSFDLKASRIQECGSMDMSKFGHSQPGKIKNSPYRRKLESAIQSSLVDTNSSQNSSGTPSPLVATSFSTSQTDNENHTKGDSPKTSSASGPQEQLWRGSQAQAQVQAQAHSSVKLQIQPQNISQRNHTLSQNNGLPEKERQQVADRLLRVMCSDLSMLNVLNSKDFLKLAQTLVDTGARHGAYSTRDAFGNMSALALRQLPRMYNQVKVKVTCALGSNASLGIAVTCHSQTAGPDACYVLTAYQVEGSRLRRYVLGVREAELREGPEQVHHWVQNVLSEFVMSDIRTVYVSEPRVWAAGFAGSPLGGGGRGRICLRCAGCSLGAVVQAVLGKRSLQARGLHELAELLSTCRDIASSSTLVLRDDQCSNTSASTTEEGTQSSPAQCPTPPCWDRMAEALLQVHAHFEQICEAYGRSKATAPLLQGLNKHLLGTLACLLAPLRLAALELSSQRRPTLQQVLPVYLRLEKFFTSKAGEAGTGTASKLCHYFLEALKENFKVERAHQVAMVLDPQLKLRSVPAYQHEDIISRACEMAADSRDGGMTGGGGSGGEERDTDGPPTPKISRIEGGGNNGGTSRGTSSSCTMSGNDESQSQVRQEIFQYLAEPLLQGTPDLFQYWSSAVGEKFPRLARLALWLLAVPAVGIRSECVTVCEQSLAMKRRQQVTTEEMNKLIFLRSNMG; the protein is encoded by the exons atGAGTGCGCAAGAGGCACCCAAACCTGGGAAGGAGCAGGCGGACGGTGGCAGTGCAGCCACAGATGGCCCCTCACCAACCTCAGTCCCCAAATCCAAGAGCACCAGCCCGCCACCTGTCACAATAAAGAAGGAGCCTGGGACCTCAGAGACGAGTAACGGGAAAGTGGGTGACGCCAACCCTGCAGAGATCTGTGTTGTCATTGGGGGAAATGATGGAGGGGCGAGTGGAGGTGGATCCCGTAGAGCTCAGTCCGAGGGTATGTTTGCCCTTGGTACTCCTCCCCCAACGAAGAGCACAGACTCATGCATAG GTTCCTATGTTTGTGGGGTGTGTGGGAAGAAGTACAAGTATTATAACTGCTTTCAGACTCATGTGAGGGCACACAGAG AATCAGAGAGCATGGTTGGAGACGGTCTACCCCCGACACAAAACA GTAGCTTCCGTTACTCCTGTGACATCTGTGGCAAGAAGTACAAATACTACAGCTGCTTCCAGGAGCACCGTGACCTGCATGCGGTTGATG ATCCATATGAACAGGTAGTGTTACCTGTGGATGGCCTTAAAGAGGAGGAGCCTGTTGAACCCTACCAGAAAATTGGACCAA AAACCGGGAGCTATGTTTGCGAGTTCTGTGGGAAGCAGTACAAGTATTTCAACCCTTACCAGGAGCATGTTGCTCTTCACACACCGATGG GCTCCTTTGATTTGAAGGCATCGCGGATACAGGAATGTGGCAGCATGGACATGAGTAAATTTGGCCATAGCCAACCTGGTAAGATAAAAA ACAGTCCATACAGGCGGAAACTGGAAAGTGCAATTCAGTCTAGTCTGGTTGACACAAACAGCTCGCAGAATTCAAGCG GAACTCCGAGCCCTCTGGTGGCCACCTCCTTCTCTACATCCCAGA CGGACAACGAGAACCACACCAAAGGGGATTCTCCCAAAACCTCCTCAGCTTCCGGTCCTCAAGAGCAGCTGTGGAGAGGTtctcaggctcaggctcaggttcaggCCCAGGCCCATTCCTCAGTTAAACTACAAATCCAGCCTCAAAATATCTCCCAGAGAAACCACACTCTCAGCC AGAATAACGGACTACCTGAGAAGGAGCGACAGCAGGTGGCTGACCGCCTCTTACGGGTAATGTGTTCAGATCTGAGCATGCTGAATGTGCTCAACAGCAAGGACTTCCTGAAGTTGGCACAGACCCTCGTGGATACGGGTGCTCGTCATGGTGCCTACTCCACCCGTGATGCTTTTGGCAACATGAGTGCCTTGGCACTGCGCCAGCTGCCCCGCATGTACAaccaagtcaaagtcaaagtcacgTGCGCTCTAGGCTCCAATGCTTCGCTTGGCATCGCTGTCACCTGCCACTCCCAGACAGCAGGCCCAGATGCTTGCTATGTTCTTACGGCCTACCAGGTGGAGGGCTCGAGACTGAGGCGCTACGTGCTCGGCGTGAGGGAGGCTGAGCTGAGGGAAGGGCCTGAACAGGTTCACCACTGGGTGCAGAATGTGCTGTCTGAGTTTGTGATGTCAGACATTCGCACCGTGTACGTCTCGGAGCCCCGAGTTTGGGCAGCGGGATTTGCGGGATCGCCACTTGGCGGCGGTGGCCGGGGCAGGATATGCTTGCGGTGCGCGGGGTGTTCACTTGGCGCAGTCGTCCAGGCTGTTCTCGGGAAGCGCAGCCTCCAGGCTCGAGGTCTTCATGAGTTGGCCGAGCTTCTCTCGACGTGCCGAGAtatcgcctcctcctccacgctgGTCCTTCGTGATGACCAGTGCAGCAACACATCTGCAAGCACAACCGAGGAGGGTACACAGAGCAGCCCTGCGCAGTGCCCCACCCCTCCTTGCTGGGATCGTATGGCTGAAGCTCTTCTGCAGGTCCATGCTCACTTTGAACAGATTTGCGAGGCTTATGGGCGCAGTAAGGCCACAGCTCCACTCCTCCAGGGCCTCAACAAGCATCTGCTCGGGACGCTGGCTTGTCTGCTGGCACCTCTGCGCCTGGCAGCTCTGGAGCTGAGCAGCCAGAGGAGGCCAACCTTACAGCAGGTGCTGCCCGTCTACCTGCGGTTGGAGAAGTTTTTCACGTCCAAAGCTGGAGAGGCTGGAACCGGCACGGCCAGCAAACTCTGTCACTACTTCCTGGAAGCACTTAAGGAAAACTTCAAG GTTGAACGAGCCCACCAGGTAGCCATGGTCCTGGACCCACAGCTCAAGCTGCGTTCAGTGCCAGCCTACCAGCATGAAGACATAATCTCCCGTGCTTGCGAAATGGCTGCTGACAGCAGGGATGGAGGTATGACGGGTGGTGGAGGTTCAGGTGGTGAAGAGCGGGACACTGACGGCCCACCAACCCCTAAAATAAGCCGCATAGAGGGAGGGGGAAACAATGGCGGCACCTCAAGGGGGACCTCCTCTTCTTGCACAATGTCAGGTAACGATGAGAGTCAGAGCCAAGTCAGGCAGGAGATTTTTCAGTACCTGGCCGAGCCTCTTCTGCAAGGCACACCTGACCTCTTCCAGTACTGGAGCTCGGCAGTGGGCGAGAAGTTCCCCAGGCTCGCTCGTCTGGCGCTGTGGCTGCTCGCTGTGCCTGCTGTGGGCATACGGAGCGAGTGCGTGACTGTGTGCGAGCAGAGCCTGGCCatgaagaggaggcagcaggtAACCACTGAGGAGATGAACAAACTCATTTTCCTTCGCTCCAATATGGGCTAG